Proteins from a genomic interval of Rhipicephalus microplus isolate Deutch F79 chromosome 6, USDA_Rmic, whole genome shotgun sequence:
- the LOC119185494 gene encoding uncharacterized protein LOC119185494 isoform X2 translates to MVQERLYTTVLVFSSMTLFLCTRERIWTYKTNTSEYVQCKVDRVTSISQTSIIFRRYYFRDEQHHWTKKKLQGIFSAEQCDVMQVRNLDNIFLSKEKLLYMTRKYGCAVMMVTQAQHGREPYYELRVWESFLKQRPNVKCVREFQKHTHKGKTIYEPFCNHILLIR, encoded by the exons ATGGTTCAAGAGCGGCTTTATACAACCGTCCTGGTTTTCTCTTCCATGACATTG TTTCTGTGCACAAGAGAACGTATATGGACTTACAAAACGAACACAAGCGAGTATGTTCAATGTAAAGTGGACCGAGTGACCAGTATCAGTCAGACATCCATTATCTTCAGGCGGTATTACTTCCGTGATGAGCAACA CCACTGGACTAAAAAGAAACTCCAGGGAATATTTTCGGCGGAGCAATGCGACGTAATGCAAGTCCGAAACCTAG ATAATATTTTTCTCTCCAAGGAGAAATTGCTTTACATGACAAGAAAATATGGCTGCGCTGTAATGATGGTCACGCAAGCACAACATG GTCGAGAGCCGTACTATGAGTTGCGTGTTTGGGAATCATTCTTGAAGCAACGCCCTAATGTGAAATGTGTGAGAGAGTTTCAGAAGCATACACATAAGGGGAAAACTATATACGAACCGTTTTGCAACCACATCCTTCTCATTAGGTGA
- the LOC119185494 gene encoding uncharacterized protein LOC119185494 isoform X1 yields MVQERLYTTVLVFSSMTLVSALFARGVSKRRPDIKEFLCTRERIWTYKTNTSEYVQCKVDRVTSISQTSIIFRRYYFRDEQHHWTKKKLQGIFSAEQCDVMQVRNLDNIFLSKEKLLYMTRKYGCAVMMVTQAQHGREPYYELRVWESFLKQRPNVKCVREFQKHTHKGKTIYEPFCNHILLIR; encoded by the exons ATGGTTCAAGAGCGGCTTTATACAACCGTCCTGGTTTTCTCTTCCATGACATTGGTGAGCGCTTTATTCGCACGCGGTGTTAGTAAGCGTAGGCCGGATATCAAAGAG TTTCTGTGCACAAGAGAACGTATATGGACTTACAAAACGAACACAAGCGAGTATGTTCAATGTAAAGTGGACCGAGTGACCAGTATCAGTCAGACATCCATTATCTTCAGGCGGTATTACTTCCGTGATGAGCAACA CCACTGGACTAAAAAGAAACTCCAGGGAATATTTTCGGCGGAGCAATGCGACGTAATGCAAGTCCGAAACCTAG ATAATATTTTTCTCTCCAAGGAGAAATTGCTTTACATGACAAGAAAATATGGCTGCGCTGTAATGATGGTCACGCAAGCACAACATG GTCGAGAGCCGTACTATGAGTTGCGTGTTTGGGAATCATTCTTGAAGCAACGCCCTAATGTGAAATGTGTGAGAGAGTTTCAGAAGCATACACATAAGGGGAAAACTATATACGAACCGTTTTGCAACCACATCCTTCTCATTAGGTGA